A genomic region of Rhodospirillales bacterium contains the following coding sequences:
- the mazG gene encoding nucleoside triphosphate pyrophosphohydrolase: MDKHDKNQKATQDLLDLMARLRNPDGGCPWDLEQDFKSIAPHTIEEAYEVADAIERGDMNDLKDELGDLLLQVVFHAQMAEEEGLFDFADVARHVTDKMVHRHPHVFGDETAATGDDVLHGIWEQQKDKEKKRTECESVLDDVTRALPAMMRAQKLQKRAARIGFEWPDTQGAWHKLDEELGELREAITEDDQNHIHEELGDVLYCVVNLGRMLGVDCETAMRDCNYKFESRFKAMEKKLKKIDSPSLTKMLEIWQAQK, translated from the coding sequence ATGGACAAACACGATAAAAACCAGAAAGCCACCCAAGACCTTCTCGACCTGATGGCTCGGCTGCGCAATCCTGACGGCGGCTGCCCGTGGGATCTGGAACAGGATTTCAAATCTATCGCCCCGCACACGATCGAGGAAGCCTACGAAGTCGCCGACGCCATCGAACGCGGCGACATGAATGACCTGAAGGACGAACTTGGCGATTTACTGCTCCAGGTCGTCTTTCACGCGCAAATGGCCGAGGAAGAAGGCCTGTTTGATTTCGCCGATGTCGCAAGGCACGTCACCGATAAAATGGTTCACCGCCATCCTCACGTCTTTGGCGATGAAACCGCCGCCACCGGCGATGATGTCCTGCATGGCATCTGGGAGCAGCAAAAAGATAAAGAGAAAAAGCGTACGGAATGCGAAAGCGTCCTTGATGACGTGACCCGCGCCCTGCCCGCCATGATGCGCGCCCAAAAGTTGCAAAAACGCGCAGCCCGCATCGGTTTTGAATGGCCGGACACGCAAGGCGCCTGGCATAAACTGGACGAAGAGCTCGGCGAACTGCGGGAAGCCATCACCGAAGACGACCAAAACCACATACACGAAGAACTGGGCGACGTGCTTTATTGCGTCGTCAATCTGGGCCGGATGCTGGGCGTTGACTGCGAGACCGCCATGCGTGACTGTAATTATAAATTTGAAAGTAGATTCAAAGCGATGGAAAAGAAACTTAAGAAAATAGATTCGCCATCTCTGACCAAAATGCTTGAAATCTGGCAGGCCCAGAAATAA
- the hflX gene encoding GTPase HflX: MSGFQYFETRAAPDRALIVHPVLRGQGGEARMPESSQIDAQVEEAAGLARAIFLEVEDIRIARISRINPAHFLGKGTCEEIAETVAALEPDLVIVNHDLSPVQQRNLEKFWNVKVIDRTGLILEIFGERAQTKEGRIQVELAALEYQKSRLVRSWTHLERQRGGTGKTGGPGETQLEIDRRMIIDRIAHLKKDLEKVRKTRELGRKSREKVPYPIIALVGYTNAGKSTLFNKLTGAGVFAEDLPFATLDPTMRKVTLPGGQDVIFSDTVGFIADLPHDLVAAFRATLEQVQYADVILHVRDMARADHEAQRAEVVKILAELGVEHDSDPRVIELFNKMDAVSEDELPDIERRARFGANIVPLSALSGAGTDVLLDTIGAFLSRKRKTVSFCLPPTDGEALAWLYQHGHVESRSDTEEGISLTLNIDPSQLGRFQERFGYKPAKAKSGA; the protein is encoded by the coding sequence ATGAGTGGATTCCAGTATTTTGAAACGCGGGCAGCGCCGGACAGGGCGCTGATCGTGCATCCTGTCTTGCGTGGGCAGGGGGGCGAAGCGCGGATGCCGGAATCATCGCAGATAGATGCGCAGGTCGAGGAAGCGGCCGGGTTGGCGCGCGCGATTTTCCTTGAGGTGGAGGATATTCGAATCGCGCGGATTTCCCGGATTAATCCTGCTCATTTCCTGGGGAAGGGGACGTGTGAAGAGATTGCGGAAACCGTGGCGGCTCTGGAGCCTGATCTGGTGATCGTTAATCACGATTTGTCGCCTGTGCAGCAGCGTAACCTTGAAAAATTCTGGAATGTGAAAGTGATCGACCGGACAGGGTTGATCCTTGAGATTTTCGGGGAGCGGGCCCAGACGAAGGAAGGGCGCATTCAGGTGGAGCTGGCGGCCTTGGAATACCAGAAATCACGGCTGGTGCGGTCGTGGACCCACCTTGAGCGGCAACGCGGGGGGACGGGGAAGACCGGCGGGCCGGGGGAAACGCAGCTTGAAATTGACCGGCGGATGATTATTGACCGGATTGCCCATCTTAAAAAAGACCTCGAAAAAGTGCGCAAGACCCGTGAGCTGGGGCGGAAAAGCCGTGAGAAAGTGCCGTATCCGATTATTGCGCTGGTCGGCTATACCAATGCCGGGAAATCGACGCTGTTTAACAAGCTGACCGGGGCGGGGGTGTTTGCCGAAGATTTGCCGTTTGCGACGCTTGACCCGACGATGCGTAAAGTGACGTTGCCGGGCGGGCAGGATGTGATTTTCTCTGACACGGTCGGGTTTATCGCGGATTTGCCGCATGATCTGGTGGCGGCGTTCCGGGCGACACTGGAGCAGGTGCAGTATGCCGATGTGATTTTGCATGTGCGGGATATGGCGCGGGCCGATCATGAAGCGCAGCGCGCCGAGGTCGTGAAAATTCTTGCGGAGTTAGGGGTGGAGCATGATTCAGATCCGCGCGTGATCGAGTTATTCAACAAGATGGATGCCGTGTCGGAGGATGAGCTGCCCGATATTGAACGACGTGCCCGGTTTGGCGCCAATATTGTGCCGTTGTCGGCGTTAAGCGGGGCAGGGACCGATGTGCTTTTGGATACGATCGGGGCGTTTTTATCCCGTAAGCGCAAAACGGTGAGCTTTTGCCTGCCGCCGACCGACGGGGAAGCACTGGCATGGCTTTACCAGCATGGTCATGTCGAAAGCCGGAGTGACACGGAAGAGGGGATTTCCCTGACTTTGAATATCGACCCTTCGCAGTTGGGCCGTTTTCAGGAGCGGTTTGGATATAAGCCGGCGAAAGCAAAAAGCGGCGCGTAA
- the hfq gene encoding RNA chaperone Hfq, which translates to MSEKNQNVQDVFLNKIRKEKMSVTVFLVNGVKLQGVVTWFDNFSMLLRRDSHIQLVYKHAISTIMPGAPLNLYDTDEEKSGEESED; encoded by the coding sequence ATGAGCGAAAAAAATCAAAACGTACAGGATGTATTTCTAAACAAAATCCGGAAAGAGAAGATGAGTGTTACTGTCTTCTTGGTGAACGGGGTGAAACTTCAGGGCGTTGTGACCTGGTTTGACAATTTTTCCATGCTGCTGCGCCGGGATTCGCATATCCAGTTGGTCTATAAGCATGCGATTTCGACGATTATGCCGGGCGCGCCTTTGAATCTGTATGATACGGATGAAGAGAAAAGCGGCGAAGAGTCCGAAGATTAA